One Beggiatoa leptomitoformis DNA segment encodes these proteins:
- a CDS encoding Na+/H+ antiporter, with amino-acid sequence MLLIEVIILLLLAIVILIAIFGKYLTTPYPILLVIGGLVLGLVPVLPKLELDPHFVFLCFLPPLLYSAALFTSWREFKADIHHISSLAFGLVFATTFGVAFIAHYTIPELTWTAALVLGAIVSPPDAVAATSITQRLNVHPRLVAILEGESLINDASGLIAYRFAVAAVVTGTFSFWSASLQFITVSVGGILLGLGMGWILANIQKRLNDPPVQITLSLLTPFIVYLGAEELHLSGVLATVATGMYIGRHSSEFLSPVTRLQLVAVWQTVIFVLNGFVFIIIGLQLPFILENILKEKSLSTLLWQASLISIAVIAIRLLWVFPSAYFPQLLGHFIPCLRKDTPPPPWEAVLMVGWSGMRGIVSLGAALAIPLYTIDNQLFPARDLIIFLTFCVIFSTLVLQGLTLPALIRWLGVTDDGEATKEEMHARIKGLQAGIARIDELVAMEMTHVPYEKIAYVRHWYEDRINRYTAHLEGNHNEKQSQIDKAVATLQQEALKSTRRTIIELRNQDKLSDEGLRKIQHQLDLVESHIHHDIVALEHSLQLKES; translated from the coding sequence ATGCTCCTCATCGAAGTTATTATTCTCCTGCTTTTAGCCATCGTGATACTCATCGCGATATTTGGCAAATACCTAACGACACCCTACCCTATCCTACTCGTCATTGGTGGCTTAGTGCTTGGATTAGTCCCCGTTTTACCAAAACTAGAACTAGACCCACACTTTGTTTTTCTCTGCTTCCTCCCCCCCCTACTATATTCAGCCGCCTTATTCACCTCATGGCGTGAATTTAAAGCCGATATTCACCACATCAGCTCACTTGCATTCGGATTAGTCTTTGCGACCACCTTTGGCGTTGCCTTTATCGCACACTACACCATACCCGAATTAACATGGACAGCCGCGCTAGTACTTGGGGCCATTGTTTCCCCACCCGATGCAGTTGCCGCTACCAGCATTACACAACGGCTTAATGTCCACCCACGTTTAGTCGCTATTTTAGAAGGAGAAAGCCTAATCAATGATGCAAGCGGTTTAATTGCCTATCGCTTTGCTGTTGCAGCCGTTGTTACAGGAACATTTTCCTTTTGGTCAGCCAGTTTACAATTTATAACCGTCAGTGTTGGTGGCATCCTACTCGGGTTAGGCATGGGTTGGATATTAGCAAATATTCAAAAACGTCTAAACGACCCCCCTGTACAAATCACACTCTCCCTGCTCACCCCCTTTATTGTTTACTTAGGCGCGGAAGAACTACACCTCTCAGGCGTGTTAGCGACCGTTGCGACAGGTATGTACATAGGCAGACACTCCTCAGAATTTCTCTCGCCCGTCACCCGCTTACAACTGGTTGCCGTCTGGCAAACTGTTATTTTTGTTTTAAATGGATTTGTTTTTATTATTATTGGCTTACAACTCCCCTTTATTTTAGAAAACATCCTCAAAGAAAAATCCCTCAGCACCCTACTATGGCAAGCAAGTTTAATTAGCATTGCCGTTATCGCCATACGCCTACTTTGGGTTTTCCCCTCCGCCTACTTCCCACAACTACTAGGTCATTTTATCCCCTGCCTACGTAAAGATACCCCACCACCGCCTTGGGAAGCCGTCCTCATGGTTGGCTGGTCAGGGATGCGTGGCATTGTATCGCTAGGTGCGGCACTGGCTATTCCCCTCTACACAATAGATAACCAACTTTTTCCTGCCCGCGATTTAATTATTTTTCTCACCTTTTGCGTTATTTTCTCAACCCTCGTACTACAAGGGCTAACCCTACCCGCTTTAATCCGCTGGCTAGGTGTAACCGATGATGGAGAAGCAACAAAAGAAGAAATGCACGCACGTATCAAAGGCTTACAAGCAGGGATTGCACGCATTGACGAACTCGTTGCCATGGAAATGACACATGTACCCTATGAAAAAATTGCCTATGTTCGCCACTGGTATGAAGACCGCATTAACCGCTACACAGCACACCTAGAAGGCAACCATAATGAAAAGCAAAGTCAAATAGATAAAGCCGTTGCCACCCTACAACAAGAGGCTTTAAAATCAACACGACGTACCATTATTGAATTACGGAATCAAGACAAACTAAGTGACGAAGGACTACGCAAGATTCAACACCAATTAGACCTTGTAGAATCACATATTCACCATGATATTGTCGCGTTAGAACACTCTTTACAACTGAAAGAATCTTGA
- the thpR gene encoding RNA 2',3'-cyclic phosphodiesterase produces MPDTPKERLFFALFPPPEIRDQIVKLTRPLIQPNTGIELQATDLHITLIFIGETETQHKSCITQIADGIRATPFTLTLETLGYWEKPRILWLAPQPSPDLHQLVNQLTQQLSTCGYQAELRPYQAHISLLRKASPLTTYPPIPPLAWTVDAFCLARSIPHSQENRYEIIQRWLF; encoded by the coding sequence ATGCCTGACACACCAAAAGAACGCCTATTTTTTGCCCTATTTCCACCGCCTGAAATCCGTGACCAAATTGTTAAACTAACGCGCCCCCTTATCCAACCCAACACAGGCATAGAACTGCAAGCCACTGATTTACATATCACCCTGATTTTTATTGGCGAAACAGAAACCCAACACAAATCCTGTATAACACAAATAGCCGATGGCATTCGTGCAACCCCGTTCACCTTAACACTAGAAACCCTTGGCTACTGGGAAAAGCCCCGCATACTCTGGCTTGCACCGCAACCCTCACCCGACTTACACCAACTAGTAAACCAACTCACACAACAACTAAGCACTTGCGGTTATCAAGCGGAATTACGCCCTTATCAAGCACACATTAGCCTATTACGTAAAGCCTCCCCACTCACAACCTACCCGCCAATTCCCCCGCTCGCATGGACAGTTGACGCATTTTGTCTAGCGCGGTCAATACCACACTCACAAGAAAATCGTTATGAAATTATTCAACGTTGGCTATTTTAA
- a CDS encoding thermonuclease family protein, whose protein sequence is MKLFNVGYFNQQNILLKLTLLTSCLVFSACQSSAVKSSGTATGISARVFTIESGDTLTLLDSKNKLLTARLAEIDAPENAQALGMAAKQNLFNLTFDKTVQVIIEKTEARQVIARIYVNKTDLSTEQVKKGLAWVLTTSTDKNLQTLEKTARSKKLGLWAAANPIPPWEYRAGKKR, encoded by the coding sequence ATGAAATTATTCAACGTTGGCTATTTTAATCAACAAAACATCCTACTAAAACTAACACTTTTAACCAGTTGTCTAGTTTTCTCTGCCTGCCAAAGCAGCGCGGTTAAAAGCAGCGGCACAGCAACAGGGATTAGCGCGCGGGTTTTTACCATAGAAAGCGGTGACACACTCACACTACTAGACAGCAAAAACAAACTACTAACCGCTCGTTTAGCCGAAATAGACGCACCAGAAAACGCACAAGCATTAGGCATGGCAGCAAAACAAAACCTATTCAATCTCACCTTTGACAAAACAGTACAAGTGATTATTGAAAAAACCGAAGCTCGCCAAGTCATTGCAAGAATTTACGTCAACAAAACAGACCTGAGTACAGAACAGGTTAAAAAAGGATTAGCATGGGTTCTCACCACATCAACCGATAAAAACCTACAAACGTTAGAAAAAACCGCGCGTTCAAAAAAACTGGGATTATGGGCAGCCGCAAACCCCATTCCACCGTGGGAATATCGAGCGGGGAAAAAACGTTAG
- a CDS encoding AAA family ATPase: MNEDNKRLLLEKIVSLEKALILETDPAERFKLNHQIKGCKQQLLELNSAIDDNPSIDIKITIGTADTRPIKQQIEADKKARLDTLRKGQNPYPSSYNALPVQSPVFVGRDEEITNIYARYNKADKPACISIIGERRIGKTSLLNQIIHYLSRLEKLVLISFSAQAWKPNTENDFFAGLQRCLYSNFKENNSQPCFSNFLNEKAKHGYQFLLVIDEFEAFCENTFVNAQFLGKLRALSENDDYKLGYLLSSKVSLSDLATQHKTESSSFHNVFYSQVISLLKTQNVQILTQTIWQHSTDKPLPNEVNIQQYAGEHPLLLQLILRQLWQDADAESATNENQLKIQCNEIFKGLWERRTEAEKNLLILIARREKSGNSYLIGELQQRGLLLLNNQLFSSQFSIFILEQPEATQTMQKETEVEISKEKEKTMKTALTVLHEAITQVPAVKYALGIVGIAAAVAIIQLFLKDLRIALISVMLMLIFMGFLFLFAKLGDTIPAKAKNVFIWFILLLFITSCVFLTTSVFFDIPMPLKTLMLKPL; encoded by the coding sequence ATGAACGAGGATAATAAACGTCTGCTATTGGAAAAAATTGTCTCGTTAGAAAAAGCACTTATTCTAGAAACAGACCCTGCTGAGCGATTTAAATTAAACCATCAAATTAAAGGGTGTAAACAACAGCTTTTAGAATTAAATTCTGCTATCGACGACAACCCTTCAATTGATATAAAAATCACCATTGGCACAGCAGATACCCGCCCTATAAAGCAACAGATTGAAGCAGATAAAAAAGCACGCTTAGACACTCTTAGAAAAGGACAAAATCCTTACCCTTCTTCTTATAACGCCTTGCCCGTACAATCCCCTGTTTTTGTAGGACGAGATGAGGAAATTACCAATATTTACGCCCGATATAACAAGGCAGATAAACCCGCTTGTATTAGTATCATTGGAGAAAGACGAATTGGTAAAACCTCCTTACTCAATCAAATTATTCATTATTTAAGCCGATTAGAAAAATTAGTCTTAATCTCTTTTTCAGCCCAAGCATGGAAACCTAACACAGAAAACGATTTCTTTGCAGGATTACAACGCTGTTTATACTCTAATTTTAAAGAAAACAATTCCCAACCATGTTTTAGCAATTTCTTAAACGAAAAAGCAAAACATGGCTATCAATTTTTATTAGTTATTGATGAATTTGAAGCATTTTGTGAAAACACTTTTGTCAATGCGCAGTTTTTAGGGAAATTACGTGCATTATCAGAAAATGATGATTACAAACTAGGCTATTTATTAAGTAGTAAAGTCAGTCTAAGTGATTTAGCAACACAGCATAAAACAGAATCTTCTTCTTTTCATAATGTTTTTTATTCTCAAGTTATTAGTCTATTAAAAACACAAAATGTGCAAATTCTCACACAAACAATTTGGCAACATAGCACGGATAAGCCATTGCCTAATGAAGTAAACATCCAACAATATGCAGGAGAACACCCCTTATTATTGCAATTAATTTTACGGCAATTATGGCAAGATGCTGATGCGGAGAGTGCAACTAACGAGAATCAATTAAAAATACAATGTAATGAGATTTTTAAAGGCTTATGGGAGCGACGGACAGAAGCAGAAAAAAACTTACTGATTTTAATTGCACGGAGAGAAAAATCGGGAAATTCTTATTTAATAGGAGAACTTCAACAGCGTGGCTTATTATTACTAAACAATCAATTATTTAGTAGCCAATTTAGTATATTCATCTTAGAACAGCCTGAAGCGACACAAACAATGCAAAAAGAAACTGAAGTTGAGATAAGCAAGGAGAAGGAGAAAACCATGAAAACGGCACTTACTGTATTACATGAAGCTATTACTCAAGTACCTGCTGTTAAGTATGCATTAGGGATTGTAGGCATTGCCGCAGCAGTTGCAATTATTCAATTGTTTCTAAAAGATTTACGTATTGCTTTAATAAGCGTTATGCTAATGTTGATTTTTATGGGTTTTTTGTTTTTATTTGCCAAGTTAGGCGATACAATTCCAGCAAAGGCTAAAAACGTTTTTATTTGGTTTATTTTACTTTTATTTATAACAAGTTGTGTTTTTTTAACCACTTCCGTATTTTTTGATATACCAATGCCTTTAAAAACATTAATGCTAAAACCCCTTTAA
- a CDS encoding ATP-binding protein: MTALLSGLLWGGVLGSIFWLQTDNLHSIWITAITVATAFTFMFTFVTKGTFAFMVVGAGISAFIGVFTGVFMSAFTGVFVGIFASISLGAGASIGIWIIGIFAGLLFPLVWIQTISILTGSIILIFGSWILFRIHIKDYPKWVVIFFVTTWLIGLQIVTFASFVHYPLAEATNFINILTISVGVGFLAGIEHCYKQSEFLTKLSIFFAILASFLWVITFTVATYQLKEKIIILVYYLTVTPFILSGLPFYPLVAFWHRYQTQLHIFKLSQLDNLLMFQWQSFAYPLPAFEQLFRHIIQLYDIETLLKFMANAQQKCLQQSTMARAMRKLINSPELAIAICAKITTKTNSDTILQLAFINPLGQAIAVLIPKKEDGETHHENSQPDKYTLFLAKPWQKNNFLSTFLKQPNDNKLVINSFEQVSKTSISHRLTYALEQLESCLHYEQAKEFKALLSALHHYANIKNIIEFDELRYHPQNSQTTTDWLNQGWQLFPIFQNTINELTPYRQFNNAKSRRDLLRHLIKKIKNRNTPRLSDIASYWADIGREIYEQWMEILETAIEEDRDYLSINVTIPEQTFLANGQQQTLQLRISNTSNVIAKRLILNILTCSDGIHCTTEHQTFPLILERQATQTLTFTFICHQSGDYELQGEVIAEALDNTLYRIRFNTRLHVGVFGKPYIRPTHALYIIGSSIGSSERFIGRKKLIQTLKEAWQQTDDKPAILLLGQRRIGKTSLLNQLERMSLEECQLLPIKIDAQAWQTEREFLMAVIDRLAKKLKIPCITLPDNDYRATFSYFITHTIHIPLAHQRILLMVDETEDLFSAQKYYGSLVGYLRSMMQGHEYPLLLLFSGAHKLKAIAKQKDSVFFNTTQEFTISYMNSHETSELLTKNAQNYLEFSQLSLEVAYQLTHGQPLLLQMLGNQIIEQFNDCLESNQTRSIYVDYNDIQQAADKVANAKENKAFTEHWDKISLVTQSVLAVFAVESDEENHPFLDIEVLDRAIKAHKLSLQRHELADILDDLTNEEILQRTELTYGFVVPLYRRWIKWRHPPQQVRERYPQ; the protein is encoded by the coding sequence TTGACTGCACTTTTAAGTGGTTTGTTATGGGGGGGAGTTTTAGGGAGTATTTTCTGGTTACAAACGGATAATTTACACTCTATTTGGATTACTGCAATTACAGTGGCAACTGCATTTACATTTATGTTCACATTTGTAACTAAAGGTACATTTGCCTTCATGGTCGTAGGTGCAGGAATAAGTGCATTCATAGGAGTATTTACAGGAGTATTTATGAGTGCATTCACTGGTGTTTTCGTAGGGATTTTTGCGAGTATAAGCTTAGGAGCTGGTGCATCTATAGGTATATGGATAATTGGCATTTTTGCAGGTTTATTATTTCCCTTAGTTTGGATTCAAACAATTAGCATCCTGACAGGTAGTATTATTCTAATATTTGGTTCGTGGATATTGTTTAGGATACATATTAAAGATTATCCGAAATGGGTAGTTATTTTTTTCGTAACTACTTGGTTAATAGGACTTCAGATAGTTACTTTTGCATCTTTTGTGCATTACCCGTTAGCAGAAGCAACTAACTTTATAAATATATTAACTATTTCAGTGGGAGTTGGTTTTTTAGCAGGAATAGAACACTGTTATAAACAATCTGAATTTTTAACTAAATTAAGCATATTTTTTGCCATATTAGCTTCTTTTTTATGGGTGATTACTTTTACAGTAGCCACTTATCAACTAAAAGAAAAAATTATCATTTTAGTTTATTACCTAACAGTAACTCCATTTATTCTCAGTGGGTTACCATTCTACCCCCTAGTAGCCTTTTGGCATCGATATCAAACACAATTACACATTTTTAAATTATCTCAACTAGATAATTTATTGATGTTTCAATGGCAATCTTTTGCCTATCCCTTGCCCGCTTTTGAGCAGTTATTTCGCCATATTATTCAGCTCTATGATATAGAAACCTTATTAAAATTTATGGCTAATGCACAGCAAAAGTGCTTGCAACAGTCAACAATGGCGCGTGCTATGCGAAAATTGATTAATAGCCCAGAGTTAGCTATTGCGATTTGTGCAAAAATAACAACAAAAACCAATTCTGATACCATTTTACAATTAGCGTTTATTAATCCATTGGGGCAAGCTATTGCCGTATTAATCCCAAAAAAAGAGGATGGGGAAACTCATCATGAAAATTCACAACCCGATAAATACACACTATTTCTTGCAAAACCATGGCAGAAAAATAATTTTTTATCTACTTTTTTGAAACAGCCAAATGATAATAAACTTGTTATAAATTCATTTGAACAGGTGAGTAAAACCTCAATATCTCATCGCCTTACTTACGCACTAGAACAACTAGAATCCTGCTTACATTATGAGCAAGCAAAAGAATTTAAAGCATTACTTTCAGCCCTGCACCACTACGCAAATATTAAAAACATCATAGAATTTGATGAGTTACGTTATCACCCACAAAACAGCCAAACAACAACAGACTGGTTGAATCAAGGCTGGCAACTTTTCCCGATATTTCAAAATACTATTAATGAACTTACGCCTTATCGCCAATTTAATAACGCAAAATCGCGTCGGGATTTACTGAGACATTTAATTAAAAAAATAAAAAACAGAAACACACCACGACTATCAGATATTGCCTCTTATTGGGCAGATATAGGCAGGGAAATCTATGAACAATGGATGGAAATTTTAGAAACAGCTATAGAGGAAGACCGCGATTATCTCAGTATTAACGTGACCATTCCAGAACAAACTTTTCTCGCTAATGGACAACAACAAACGCTACAACTGCGTATTAGTAATACTAGCAACGTTATTGCTAAACGATTAATTTTAAATATTTTAACTTGTAGTGATGGTATTCACTGTACAACTGAACATCAAACCTTTCCACTTATCTTAGAACGCCAAGCTACCCAAACGCTTACATTTACTTTTATCTGTCATCAATCGGGCGATTATGAATTACAGGGTGAAGTTATCGCCGAAGCCTTGGATAATACGTTGTATCGAATCCGATTTAATACCCGTTTACATGTTGGTGTATTTGGCAAACCTTATATAAGACCAACTCACGCGCTCTATATCATCGGTTCGAGCATTGGTTCAAGCGAACGCTTTATCGGACGTAAAAAGCTGATTCAAACCCTAAAAGAGGCGTGGCAACAAACAGATGATAAACCTGCTATTTTATTATTAGGACAACGCCGTATTGGTAAAACTTCATTGTTGAATCAATTAGAACGTATGAGTTTAGAAGAATGCCAGTTACTGCCTATTAAAATTGATGCACAAGCATGGCAAACTGAACGCGAGTTTTTAATGGCTGTTATAGATCGTCTTGCAAAAAAACTTAAAATTCCATGTATTACTTTACCTGACAATGACTATCGCGCTACCTTCTCTTATTTTATTACGCATACCATTCATATCCCCTTAGCACATCAACGGATTTTACTCATGGTTGATGAAACAGAAGATTTATTTTCTGCGCAAAAATACTACGGTTCATTAGTTGGCTATTTACGAAGTATGATGCAAGGTCATGAATATCCGCTTTTATTACTTTTCTCCGGTGCGCATAAACTAAAAGCCATTGCTAAACAAAAAGATTCTGTGTTTTTTAATACCACACAAGAATTTACTATTAGTTATATGAATTCCCATGAAACCAGCGAGCTACTGACTAAAAACGCACAAAATTATTTAGAATTCAGTCAACTTAGCTTAGAAGTTGCCTATCAATTGACACATGGGCAACCTTTGTTATTACAAATGCTTGGTAATCAAATTATTGAGCAATTCAACGATTGTCTTGAATCCAACCAAACTCGTAGCATTTACGTAGATTACAACGACATTCAACAAGCTGCGGATAAAGTTGCTAACGCAAAAGAAAACAAGGCATTTACCGAACATTGGGACAAAATCAGCCTTGTAACACAATCTGTTTTAGCTGTGTTTGCTGTAGAAAGTGATGAGGAAAACCACCCTTTTTTAGATATTGAGGTGTTAGACAGAGCCATTAAAGCTCATAAACTCTCCTTACAACGCCATGAATTAGCAGATATTTTGGATGATTTAACGAATGAAGAAATTTTGCAACGAACAGAATTAACCTATGGTTTTGTCGTCCCGCTTTATCGCCGTTGGATAAAATGGCGACATCCACCCCAACAGGTTAGAGAACGCTATCCACAATAA
- a CDS encoding winged helix-turn-helix transcriptional regulator, with protein sequence MNTVDASTLSTRMMRGEVFSKDCPSREILKHVTNRWGCLTLVALLQGTHRFSDLRRKLNGVSEKMLAQTLQTLEADGFILRTAYPVIPPHVEYSLTELGVELAKQVELLVDWIEINLSRILREK encoded by the coding sequence ATGAATACAGTTGATGCCAGCACCCTATCCACCCGTATGATGCGCGGAGAAGTTTTTTCAAAAGACTGTCCTTCTCGTGAAATTTTAAAACACGTTACCAACCGCTGGGGCTGTTTAACGCTAGTTGCGTTATTACAAGGCACGCATCGCTTTAGTGATTTACGTCGCAAATTAAATGGCGTAAGCGAAAAAATGCTTGCTCAAACCCTGCAAACCTTAGAAGCCGACGGCTTCATTTTGCGTACTGCCTACCCTGTTATTCCACCCCATGTAGAATATTCCCTAACAGAATTAGGCGTAGAATTAGCCAAACAGGTAGAATTACTGGTTGATTGGATTGAGATTAATTTATCAAGGATTTTGAGGGAGAAATAA
- a CDS encoding SDR family oxidoreductase — MIIVTGATGQLGRLVIASLLQKVPASSIVAVVRNVEKAQDLVALGIAVRYADYNQPATWKSALVGAEKLLLISSSEVGQRTQQHRTVIDAAKQAGVKLLAYTSLLHADTSPLGLATEHQETEKYLRASGVPFVILRHGWYTENYTVSLGSAIAHGAIYGCAGEGLIASATRADYAKADAVVLTSANQAGKVYELAGDSAYTLSALAAEVSRQTGKSINYVNLSQGDYQAVLVKAGLPEGFAHLLADSDTGASQGALFDEGHQLSQLIGSVTTPLSVAVATVL; from the coding sequence ATGATTATCGTGACAGGGGCAACAGGTCAATTAGGTCGTTTAGTCATTGCTTCATTACTGCAAAAAGTACCTGCAAGCAGTATTGTGGCGGTTGTACGTAATGTGGAGAAAGCACAGGATTTGGTCGCGCTGGGGATAGCCGTGCGCTATGCCGATTATAATCAGCCCGCAACGTGGAAAAGTGCATTAGTGGGGGCGGAGAAACTGTTGTTAATTTCTTCTAGTGAAGTGGGTCAGCGGACTCAGCAACATCGTACCGTTATCGATGCGGCAAAGCAGGCAGGTGTTAAGTTGTTGGCTTATACCAGCTTATTACATGCAGATACGTCGCCGTTGGGTTTAGCAACCGAGCATCAGGAAACGGAAAAATATTTGCGTGCTTCTGGTGTGCCTTTTGTGATTTTGCGTCATGGTTGGTACACAGAAAACTATACCGTATCGCTAGGCAGTGCTATTGCGCATGGGGCTATTTATGGATGTGCAGGCGAGGGGTTGATTGCGTCGGCAACACGGGCGGATTATGCCAAAGCGGATGCGGTAGTGTTGACAAGTGCGAATCAGGCGGGGAAGGTGTACGAGTTAGCGGGCGATAGTGCTTATACGTTGTCAGCTTTGGCTGCTGAGGTGTCACGGCAAACAGGGAAATCTATTAATTATGTGAATTTGTCGCAGGGTGATTATCAAGCGGTGTTAGTCAAGGCGGGCTTGCCCGAGGGGTTTGCACATTTGTTAGCGGATTCAGATACGGGTGCATCGCAAGGGGCATTGTTTGATGAGGGGCATCAGTTAAGTCAGTTAATTGGTAGCGTTACAACGCCATTAAGTGTGGCGGTCGCGACCGTTTTATAG
- a CDS encoding AMP-dependent synthetase/ligase, producing the protein MTQVITIPALFRQRVSQNPRQVAYQAFDKERKVWHIYTWAAIAEQVARWQVAFAQTGLQAGDRVAILLHNCPEWVIFDQAALGLGLIVVPLHLDDRPENISHIIEEVGAKFLLLEGSLQWKRLYPLRQHFRTVQQIVTTQALTTSAFSDARLVTLTNWLPLEKNNALYSLQASESAPDQLATIVYTAGTTGKPKGVMLSHQNLLTNVRLLVETATQSHVGFTTDDLFLSFLPLSNLLERNAGYYLPLYTATPVAFARSIPQLGIDLAVLRPTVLISVPRIYEQIYQRIYNNLDKCNWFQRRLFDLTLNIGWRQFCYEQKRTAWHPSLLLGGFLRKYIAMPILRSLGGRLRLAVCGGTALPLPVSRFFIGLGLNLLQGYGLIENSTVVTVNRPENNVPESVGIPLPTIEMKLAENGELLTRSACVMLGYWNNPSLTENTIDADGWLHTGDLARQDALGHWYITGYLKEVIVLQHGHSVSPTDIENLILHDALFQQVLVIGDGQPCLSALVVLNQSLWQTIAPTLGITTDDTTHLQNPLVKNRILHRINSYLYQLPAHHHIHHVALFLDAWCIEDDLLTATLRVKRRNIMQHHAAEIALLYQEK; encoded by the coding sequence ATGACACAGGTAATAACTATTCCCGCGCTTTTTCGTCAACGGGTTAGCCAAAACCCGCGCCAAGTTGCCTATCAGGCTTTTGATAAAGAAAGAAAAGTTTGGCATATTTACACGTGGGCTGCGATTGCGGAACAAGTTGCTCGTTGGCAAGTTGCTTTTGCACAAACAGGATTACAGGCAGGCGACAGAGTTGCGATTTTGCTACATAACTGCCCAGAATGGGTCATATTTGACCAAGCGGCACTGGGATTAGGCTTGATTGTTGTCCCCCTACACCTAGATGACCGCCCAGAAAATATTTCACATATTATTGAAGAAGTAGGCGCGAAATTTTTACTCTTAGAAGGCTCTTTACAATGGAAACGCTTATATCCACTGCGTCAACATTTCCGCACAGTACAACAAATCGTAACCACACAAGCCCTGACAACATCCGCCTTTAGTGATGCCCGTTTAGTAACGCTAACCAACTGGTTACCCTTAGAAAAAAATAATGCCTTGTATTCATTACAAGCCTCAGAATCCGCACCAGACCAATTAGCGACCATTGTCTATACCGCAGGCACAACAGGCAAACCCAAAGGGGTTATGTTGAGCCATCAAAATTTATTAACCAATGTTCGCCTGCTGGTAGAAACGGCAACACAAAGCCACGTCGGTTTTACAACAGATGATTTATTCTTATCTTTCCTACCATTATCTAATTTATTGGAACGTAACGCGGGTTACTATTTACCCTTATATACCGCAACACCTGTTGCTTTTGCGCGTTCAATTCCACAACTAGGGATTGATTTAGCTGTTTTACGTCCTACCGTATTAATTTCTGTACCACGTATTTACGAACAAATTTATCAACGTATTTACAACAATTTAGATAAATGTAATTGGTTTCAACGCCGACTATTTGACCTCACATTAAATATAGGGTGGCGACAATTTTGTTATGAACAAAAACGCACCGCATGGCATCCTAGCCTATTACTAGGCGGTTTTTTACGTAAATACATTGCAATGCCCATTTTGCGGAGTTTGGGGGGACGTTTACGCCTTGCCGTTTGTGGGGGGACAGCATTACCGTTGCCCGTTTCACGCTTTTTTATTGGTTTAGGACTAAATTTATTACAAGGCTATGGATTAATTGAAAATAGTACGGTTGTAACTGTCAATCGTCCTGAAAACAATGTTCCCGAAAGTGTCGGAATACCATTGCCTACCATAGAAATGAAACTCGCTGAAAATGGAGAATTATTAACCCGCAGTGCCTGTGTAATGCTGGGTTATTGGAATAATCCGAGTTTAACGGAAAATACCATTGATGCAGACGGATGGTTACACACAGGAGATTTAGCGCGGCAAGATGCGCTAGGGCATTGGTATATTACAGGCTATTTAAAAGAAGTCATCGTATTACAACATGGACACAGCGTATCACCAACCGATATAGAAAATCTTATTTTACATGACGCGCTTTTTCAACAAGTGTTAGTGATTGGTGATGGACAACCTTGCTTAAGTGCATTAGTTGTTTTAAATCAAAGTCTTTGGCAAACCATTGCACCAACATTAGGCATTACAACAGATGACACAACCCACCTACAAAACCCCCTTGTTAAAAATCGGATATTACACCGTATAAATAGCTACTTATATCAATTACCAGCGCATCACCATATTCATCATGTCGCCCTATTTTTAGATGCTTGGTGTATTGAAGATGATTTACTCACGGCAACACTCAGGGTAAAACGACGCAATATTATGCAACACCACGCGGCAGAAATAGCCCTGTTATATCAAGAAAAATAA